A single Planktothrix serta PCC 8927 DNA region contains:
- a CDS encoding pentapeptide repeat-containing protein, with protein sequence MTSPTLGRDTDQSQSPSSWPDVPSQSLPFWVRRWGALVAEVSLVAVSGLIPFTLGVVSNRSSQPVPLNPVVRVTSQTVAATLGIPVRDRSPKVAPLTNLFWSGALLLPMVVGGWQLYLLAKRGQTLPKLWFGVQVVNPNGSPPGWGRAISREFIGRWGMTLGIAYGLWQVTGAYPNLLILGALSGVTLLGDALIAKRFQGRTGHDLLAGTSVQEAPPILVFNPFTNYDWVAEDDGVHAIVITPETGKQEFNLWAWMRQHPGLTLIIVSSASLAAVLGTFVGTQIYIQNQANRREFQQQDNEVFLALVSKLSPNASTDVAQKRGAILALGAIKDPRAIPLLVDLLAQEGNPVLIDVTQQALVSTGPEALPHLRRLNQALKNDLDSMQFGAENQEKQLTGRRQQATQRAIAKILKVYGGFIHNTDLSRIDLGQNTTPPVQFTLVLEQTDLSGINFRNTNLTKASLKNSRFASAGEDGRLETFDDWVSDLSGADLTEADLTGAFLSNTLLKYSNFLKANLNKANLSSSDLTGANFSKAQLLGSNLQGANLTDAKFTGAELASANLSNTNLKTARFSEAKAPGANFQSSNLKQANFKNTDVSAVNFTGANLQEADLTSAKLTGSNFKNARLQDANLKNANLSLVNFQGAKLDGTNFKGAIFVSSQQNKPDQFITTSEDMSKSNRLKKVDFSNAINLDNNQIQYICAQGGIHPDCPPPEGKK encoded by the coding sequence ATGACAAGCCCCACTTTAGGTAGAGACACCGATCAATCTCAATCTCCTTCATCTTGGCCAGATGTCCCGTCCCAGTCATTGCCCTTTTGGGTACGTCGATGGGGAGCGCTGGTTGCGGAAGTTTCCTTAGTGGCAGTGAGTGGGTTAATTCCCTTTACCCTGGGTGTTGTCTCTAACCGCAGTTCTCAACCTGTTCCCCTCAATCCCGTTGTCCGAGTGACATCCCAAACCGTTGCGGCAACTTTGGGGATTCCGGTGCGCGATCGCAGTCCTAAAGTCGCCCCCTTAACCAATCTATTCTGGTCAGGTGCGTTACTTCTGCCGATGGTGGTGGGAGGATGGCAACTCTATCTTTTAGCCAAACGGGGCCAAACCTTGCCCAAATTGTGGTTTGGGGTGCAAGTGGTCAATCCCAATGGTTCTCCCCCTGGATGGGGACGGGCGATCAGTCGAGAATTCATCGGACGTTGGGGGATGACCTTGGGGATCGCTTATGGTCTTTGGCAAGTCACGGGTGCTTATCCGAATTTATTAATTTTAGGGGCTTTATCCGGTGTAACGTTACTGGGAGATGCTCTGATTGCCAAACGATTTCAAGGTCGGACTGGACATGATTTATTAGCAGGAACTTCTGTACAAGAAGCCCCACCTATTTTAGTGTTTAATCCCTTTACAAATTATGATTGGGTCGCAGAAGATGATGGGGTTCATGCCATTGTTATTACCCCAGAAACAGGCAAGCAGGAGTTTAATTTATGGGCGTGGATGCGTCAACATCCGGGTTTAACTCTAATTATTGTTAGTAGTGCTAGTTTAGCGGCAGTATTAGGAACGTTTGTGGGGACTCAAATTTATATTCAAAATCAAGCAAACCGTCGGGAATTTCAACAACAGGATAATGAAGTTTTTCTAGCTTTAGTCAGTAAATTGTCCCCTAACGCTTCTACGGATGTTGCTCAAAAACGAGGGGCAATTTTAGCATTAGGCGCGATTAAAGATCCTCGTGCGATTCCTTTATTAGTAGATTTATTGGCTCAGGAAGGAAACCCTGTATTAATTGATGTTACTCAACAAGCTTTAGTGAGTACAGGCCCGGAAGCTTTACCCCATTTAAGACGATTAAATCAAGCTCTAAAAAATGATTTAGATTCGATGCAATTTGGGGCAGAGAATCAAGAAAAACAGTTAACAGGACGGCGACAACAAGCCACCCAACGAGCGATCGCTAAAATCCTTAAAGTCTATGGAGGATTTATTCATAATACCGATTTAAGTCGGATTGATTTAGGACAAAATACAACCCCACCTGTTCAATTTACTCTAGTTTTAGAACAAACCGATTTATCGGGAATTAACTTTAGAAATACTAATCTCACTAAAGCTAGTTTAAAAAATAGTCGTTTTGCTAGTGCAGGGGAAGATGGACGACTGGAAACCTTTGATGATTGGGTTTCAGATTTAAGTGGGGCTGATTTAACGGAGGCTGATTTAACCGGAGCTTTCTTGAGTAATACGTTGTTAAAATACAGCAATTTTTTAAAGGCAAATCTCAATAAAGCCAATTTATCCTCATCGGATTTAACCGGAGCTAATTTCAGCAAGGCTCAATTATTGGGATCAAATTTACAAGGGGCTAACCTAACTGATGCCAAATTCACAGGAGCAGAATTAGCCAGTGCTAATTTGTCTAATACGAATTTAAAAACCGCTCGTTTCAGTGAAGCGAAAGCCCCAGGTGCTAATTTTCAATCGAGCAATTTAAAACAAGCTAACTTCAAAAATACTGATGTATCTGCTGTTAATTTTACCGGAGCAAATTTACAAGAAGCAGACTTGACTTCAGCTAAACTCACAGGTTCTAACTTTAAAAATGCTCGCTTGCAAGATGCTAATTTAAAAAATGCAAATTTAAGTTTAGTTAATTTTCAAGGAGCAAAATTAGACGGAACAAATTTTAAAGGTGCTATCTTTGTTTCTTCTCAACAAAATAAACCGGATCAATTTATTACGACATCAGAAGATATGTCCAAATCTAACCGTCTCAAAAAGGTAGATTTTAGCAACGCAATTAATTTGGATAATAACCAAATTCAATACATTTGCGCTCAAGGTGGTATTCACCCTGACTGTCCACCGCCAGAAGGTAAGAAATAG
- the hemE gene encoding uroporphyrinogen decarboxylase: MTESTQIPYLLRAARGEKLDRPPVWMMRQAGRYMKAYRDLREKYPSFRERSEKTDIAVEISLQPFRAFQPDGVILFSDILTPLPGIGINFDIIESKGPIITPPIRSLEQVEKLHPIEPEETLPFIREILQTLRREVGNQATVLGFVGAPWTLAAYAIEGKSSKDYAIIKKMAFSEPAILHKFLEKVADAIAVYVRYQIDSGAQVIQMFDSWAGQLSPQDYEVFALPYQKRVVDQVKQTHPDTPLILYINGSSGLLERMAKTGFDFVSVDWMVDMADARQRMGQNIGVQGNLDPCILFGSKEMIRDRILDTIKKAGNQGHILNLGHGVLQNTPEENVAYFFETAKQADKLLSVNA, encoded by the coding sequence ATGACCGAATCGACCCAAATTCCCTATCTGTTGCGTGCTGCTCGTGGTGAAAAACTGGATCGTCCCCCCGTGTGGATGATGCGACAGGCGGGTCGCTATATGAAAGCATATCGTGATCTACGGGAAAAATATCCTTCCTTCCGCGAGCGCTCCGAAAAAACGGATATCGCTGTTGAAATTTCCCTACAACCTTTCCGCGCTTTTCAACCGGATGGCGTGATTTTATTTTCTGATATTCTAACGCCTCTGCCTGGAATTGGCATTAATTTCGATATTATCGAAAGTAAAGGGCCGATTATTACTCCTCCAATTCGCAGTTTAGAACAAGTTGAAAAACTGCATCCCATTGAACCGGAAGAAACCCTGCCTTTTATTCGGGAAATTCTCCAAACTTTACGTCGGGAAGTGGGAAATCAAGCCACTGTATTAGGGTTTGTTGGTGCTCCTTGGACGTTAGCGGCTTATGCAATTGAAGGCAAGAGTTCTAAAGATTATGCTATTATTAAAAAAATGGCATTTTCTGAACCTGCAATTTTGCATAAATTCTTAGAAAAAGTTGCAGATGCGATCGCTGTTTATGTGCGTTATCAAATTGATTCTGGCGCTCAAGTGATTCAAATGTTTGATTCTTGGGCGGGTCAATTAAGCCCTCAAGATTATGAAGTTTTTGCCCTTCCCTATCAAAAACGAGTGGTTGATCAAGTTAAACAAACCCATCCTGATACACCCTTAATTCTTTATATTAATGGTAGTTCGGGATTATTAGAACGAATGGCTAAAACCGGGTTTGATTTTGTTAGTGTTGACTGGATGGTTGATATGGCGGATGCGCGTCAACGGATGGGTCAAAATATTGGGGTGCAAGGAAATCTTGATCCTTGTATTTTATTTGGCTCAAAAGAGATGATCCGCGATCGCATTTTAGACACCATTAAAAAAGCCGGAAATCAAGGTCATATCCTGAATTTAGGGCATGGTGTTCTGCAAAATACCCCAGAAGAAAACGTTGCCTATTTCTTTGAAACGGCAAAACAAGCGGATAAATTATTGAGCGTGAACGCTTAA
- a CDS encoding site-specific integrase, protein MQENPQRRKGQVGITSDRGRLKLSLPRSLYNGQQRYIHLRCPDSLEFRVKAANVVKQIEIDIANGIFDFSFERYLKMINAQQPQLTIIQSIKKPELSLQQCWDLYFDYKKPSWKKGEDGTKSTMDYMEKLGDYIHNCSVTEFDALAVRQWFLDNTTESMTKRCLTHINAAVKFAIKHKRISLTSSPFEGMPQELTHHYETESAPMALSLEEKQKIFEAFQNHRGNWNGRGYTGYSYSYYYPFVKGLFLIGRRPEEICQYRWSMVKSGLLHIPGRITKTGRDGKFPLYSELEELLNSIKPENPDPNAWVFPSPKGLKISYGNFSNKAWNKVVDPLFPDRNLTPRCGRDTFITEQIILHNRSESVVAKWCDTSSDEIRRRYLGDAAIYDLRPGSFSD, encoded by the coding sequence ATGCAAGAGAACCCCCAACGTCGTAAGGGCCAGGTAGGAATTACCAGTGACCGTGGCCGTTTAAAATTGTCATTGCCAAGAAGTTTATATAACGGCCAACAACGATACATTCACTTACGCTGTCCTGATTCGCTGGAATTTCGGGTTAAAGCTGCAAACGTAGTCAAGCAAATTGAAATAGATATTGCTAATGGGATTTTTGACTTTAGCTTTGAAAGATATCTAAAGATGATTAATGCTCAACAGCCACAGTTAACCATTATTCAGTCAATAAAAAAACCTGAATTGTCCTTACAGCAATGTTGGGACTTATATTTTGACTATAAAAAACCGAGTTGGAAAAAAGGGGAAGATGGGACTAAATCAACGATGGATTATATGGAAAAGTTAGGAGATTATATTCACAACTGTTCAGTAACAGAATTTGACGCTTTAGCAGTTCGGCAGTGGTTCTTAGACAACACTACAGAGTCTATGACTAAACGGTGTTTAACCCATATCAACGCGGCTGTTAAGTTTGCCATTAAACATAAAAGGATTAGTTTAACCAGTAGTCCGTTTGAGGGAATGCCTCAAGAGTTAACCCATCATTATGAAACTGAATCAGCACCGATGGCGTTATCTTTAGAGGAAAAACAGAAAATATTTGAAGCGTTCCAAAACCACAGAGGCAACTGGAACGGACGAGGTTATACGGGTTACTCATACAGTTATTACTACCCGTTTGTTAAAGGGTTATTTTTGATTGGTAGACGACCGGAAGAGATTTGTCAGTACCGATGGAGTATGGTTAAATCTGGTCTTTTACACATTCCTGGACGGATTACAAAAACTGGACGCGATGGTAAATTCCCTCTGTACAGTGAATTAGAGGAATTATTAAACAGCATTAAACCGGAAAATCCAGACCCTAATGCTTGGGTGTTTCCTAGTCCAAAAGGGTTAAAAATTAGCTATGGAAACTTTAGTAATAAAGCTTGGAATAAAGTTGTTGACCCTTTATTTCCCGACCGAAACTTAACGCCTCGGTGTGGACGAGATACCTTTATTACTGAACAGATTATCTTACACAATCGCTCTGAAAGTGTTGTTGCCAAATGGTGTGATACATCCTCTGATGAAATCCGACGGCGTTATTTAGGGGATGCTGCAATTTATGACTTACGGCCGGGAAGTTTTAGTGATTGA